One segment of Mycobacterium spongiae DNA contains the following:
- a CDS encoding TetR/AcrR family transcriptional regulator encodes MAGSYRRLLPEDRRAELLVLGSEVFGSRPYDEVRLDEIAAQAGISRALMYHYFRDKKAFFAAVMFAEGQRLFDLVNAMSAEVKEVSIDGGRSLFEWLRDAILVYLRHDEAHPHSAWVSYVEWGRSESFLRATEDIDFRRSVDMVMTVLDRITNSAMTTDSRGAVQATVSSWMGLAVESCNQRVIDPSLDAALLADTCADMLLDALGRLPGLPADFVNAITQRSKTDV; translated from the coding sequence ATGGCTGGTTCCTACCGGAGGCTCTTGCCGGAGGATCGTCGGGCCGAGTTGCTCGTGTTGGGCTCTGAAGTGTTCGGGTCCCGCCCGTATGACGAGGTGCGCCTCGATGAGATCGCGGCGCAGGCTGGCATATCGCGGGCTCTGATGTATCACTACTTTCGCGACAAGAAGGCGTTCTTCGCGGCGGTGATGTTCGCCGAGGGACAGCGGCTGTTCGATCTGGTCAACGCTATGAGCGCGGAAGTCAAAGAGGTCAGTATCGATGGAGGCCGGTCGCTGTTTGAATGGCTACGGGACGCAATATTGGTCTACCTGCGCCACGACGAGGCTCACCCACATAGCGCGTGGGTGAGCTATGTCGAGTGGGGTCGTTCGGAGTCGTTTTTAAGAGCCACCGAGGACATCGATTTCCGACGGTCGGTGGACATGGTCATGACCGTCCTCGATCGGATAACGAATTCGGCGATGACCACAGATTCGCGAGGAGCGGTCCAAGCGACGGTATCCAGTTGGATGGGCCTGGCAGTCGAGTCCTGCAACCAACGGGTCATCGATCCTTCGCTCGACGCCGCTTTGTTGGCCGACACGTGCGCAGACATGCTGCTCGACGCGCTGGGTCGGCTGCCCGGGCTACCAGCCGACTTCGTGAACGCAATCACGCAACGCTCCAAAACGGACGTGTGA
- a CDS encoding aspartate-semialdehyde dehydrogenase — protein sequence MVAIGVVGATGQVGQVMRDLLEGRDFPASTVRLFASARSQGRKIAFRGQEIEVEDAETADPGGLDIALFSAGSAMSRVQAPRFAAAGVTVIDNSSAWRKDPEVPLVVSEVNFSRDVRRAGSLKKGIIANPNCTTMAAMPVLKVLHDEAGLLRLVVSSYQAVSGSGLAGVAELAGQTRAVLGDAEQLVHDGGAVRFPAPQTYVAPIAFNVVPLAGSLADDGSGETDEDQKLRHESRKILGIPDLAVSGTCVRVPVFTGHSLSINAEFSQPLTPERARRLLDGAPGVKLVDVPTPLAAAGVDESLVGRIRRDPGVPDGRGLAMFVSGDNLRKGAALNTIQIAELLTAEL from the coding sequence ATGGTCGCCATCGGGGTCGTCGGCGCCACCGGTCAGGTGGGTCAGGTGATGCGCGACCTGCTCGAGGGGCGTGATTTCCCCGCCAGTACCGTGCGGCTCTTCGCTTCCGCGCGATCGCAGGGTCGCAAGATCGCCTTCCGCGGTCAGGAAATCGAAGTCGAAGACGCCGAGACCGCTGACCCAGGCGGTCTCGACATCGCGCTGTTTTCGGCGGGCTCGGCGATGTCGCGGGTCCAGGCGCCGCGGTTCGCCGCCGCCGGGGTGACGGTCATCGACAACTCATCGGCGTGGCGCAAGGACCCCGAGGTGCCGTTGGTGGTTTCCGAGGTGAACTTTTCCAGGGACGTGCGTCGGGCCGGGTCTCTCAAGAAGGGCATCATCGCCAACCCGAACTGCACCACCATGGCGGCGATGCCGGTGCTCAAAGTGCTGCACGACGAGGCTGGGCTGCTTCGTTTGGTGGTTTCGAGCTATCAAGCGGTATCCGGCAGCGGGCTGGCCGGGGTGGCCGAACTCGCTGGTCAGACGAGAGCAGTCCTGGGCGACGCCGAGCAGCTGGTTCATGACGGTGGTGCAGTGCGCTTCCCGGCGCCGCAGACCTACGTTGCGCCGATCGCATTCAACGTTGTGCCACTGGCGGGATCGTTGGCTGATGACGGGTCCGGAGAGACCGACGAGGACCAGAAGTTACGTCACGAGAGCCGCAAGATTCTCGGAATCCCGGATCTAGCGGTCAGCGGCACCTGCGTGCGGGTGCCAGTGTTCACCGGCCACTCGTTGTCGATCAACGCCGAGTTCTCCCAGCCGCTCACGCCGGAGCGCGCCCGAAGGCTGCTCGATGGGGCGCCCGGGGTCAAGCTGGTCGATGTGCCGACGCCGTTGGCGGCGGCCGGTGTCGACGAATCACTGGTAGGACGTATCCGGCGCGACCCGGGGGTACCGGACGGGCGGGGGTTGGCGATGTTCGTTTCGGGTGACAACCTGCGCAAAGGGGCGGCGCTAAACACCATCCAGATTGCCGAGCTGCTGACCGCCGAATTGTGA
- the egtB gene encoding ergothioneine biosynthesis protein EgtB codes for MTSSEKLARDLERARTRTLRLVDFDDAELCRQYDPLMSPLVWDLAHIGQQEEYWLLRHGDRDRPGILPAAVEGLYDAFEHSRASRVDLPLLSPQRARSYCRTVRSAALDALDALPDSPPGSAGDFAFGLVISHENQHDETMLQALNLRSGPPLLTESSTLPAGRPGVAGTSVAVPGGSFVLGVDVGTEPYSLDNERPAHTVDVPAFRIGRVPVTNGEWQQFIDDGGYAQPQWWSTRGWKHRQHAGLTAPQFWNSGGRTRTRFGHVEDIPDDEPVQHVTYFEAEAYAAWAGARLPTEIEWEKACAWDPATNTRRRFPWGSEVPSEEPAANVAARANLGGSSLRPAPVGAYPAGASAYGAEQMLGDVWEWTTSPLRPWPGFVPMIYERYSQPFFDGDYRVLRGGSWAVEPAILRPSFRNWDHPYRRQIFSGVRLAWDVADDGRPA; via the coding sequence GTGACCTCGTCGGAAAAACTGGCCCGCGATCTAGAGCGGGCGCGGACCCGCACGCTGCGTCTGGTCGATTTCGACGACGCCGAGCTCTGTCGTCAGTACGACCCCTTGATGAGCCCCCTGGTTTGGGACTTGGCGCATATCGGTCAGCAGGAAGAATATTGGCTTTTGCGCCATGGCGACCGGGATCGGCCCGGGATTCTGCCGGCGGCAGTCGAAGGTCTCTACGATGCGTTCGAGCACTCCCGCGCCAGCCGGGTGGATCTGCCGTTGTTGTCGCCCCAGCGAGCGCGGTCATATTGCCGTACGGTCCGGTCGGCCGCGCTGGATGCTCTGGACGCCCTTCCGGACAGCCCTCCCGGTTCTGCCGGTGACTTTGCGTTCGGCCTGGTAATCAGCCACGAAAACCAGCACGACGAGACCATGCTGCAGGCACTGAACCTGCGCAGTGGGCCGCCATTGTTGACCGAATCGTCCACCCTGCCCGCGGGTCGGCCGGGCGTGGCCGGAACATCGGTAGCGGTTCCGGGCGGATCGTTCGTGCTGGGCGTGGATGTGGGGACCGAACCCTACTCATTGGACAATGAACGCCCCGCGCACACCGTTGACGTGCCGGCATTCCGGATTGGTCGGGTCCCGGTCACCAACGGCGAATGGCAGCAATTCATCGACGATGGCGGCTACGCCCAGCCACAGTGGTGGTCCACGCGCGGCTGGAAGCACCGCCAACACGCCGGCCTCACCGCCCCGCAGTTCTGGAATTCCGGCGGCCGAACGCGGACCAGGTTCGGCCACGTTGAGGACATTCCCGACGACGAGCCAGTGCAGCATGTCACCTACTTCGAGGCCGAAGCATATGCAGCGTGGGCCGGCGCGCGGCTGCCCACCGAGATCGAATGGGAGAAGGCCTGCGCGTGGGATCCGGCGACGAATACTCGGCGTCGCTTCCCCTGGGGTTCCGAGGTGCCCTCAGAGGAGCCCGCGGCAAACGTTGCGGCCCGAGCAAATCTCGGTGGTTCATCGCTGCGTCCGGCGCCGGTCGGTGCTTACCCAGCCGGCGCTTCGGCATACGGAGCCGAGCAGATGCTGGGCGATGTCTGGGAGTGGACCACTTCACCCTTGCGACCCTGGCCGGGCTTTGTCCCGATGATCTACGAGCGCTACTCACAGCCCTTTTTCGACGGCGACTATCGGGTGCTGCGGGGCGGATCGTGGGCGGTGGAGCCCGCGATCCTGAGGCCTAGCTTCCGCAACTGGGATCACCCGTACCGCCGGCAGATCTTCTCCGGCGTCCGCCTGGCATGGGATGTCGCCGATGACGGCAGGCCCGCCTGA
- the egtD gene encoding L-histidine N(alpha)-methyltransferase, translating to MTLSVANHLAEDSAYHALRRDVYEGLQKTPKSLPPKWFYDSVGSDLFDRITRLPEYYPTRAEAAILRARSAEVASASEADTLVELGSGTSEKTRMLLDALRDRGSLCRFVPFDVDASVLSASALAIQREYPGVEINAVCGDFEEHLTEIPRGGRRLFAFLGSTIGNLAPVPRAEFLAALAAVMRPGDSLLLGTDLVKDTDRLISAYDDAAGVTAQFNRNVLAVVNRELNADFDVDAYQHVARWNIEEERIEMWLRSDRRQRVRVGALELTVDFAAGEEMLTEVSCKFWPDAVGAELAGVGLRRVRWWTDDAGDFGLSLAAK from the coding sequence ATGACCCTCTCTGTTGCCAACCATCTTGCCGAGGATTCGGCGTATCACGCGTTGCGGCGCGACGTGTACGAGGGCCTGCAGAAAACGCCGAAATCATTGCCGCCGAAATGGTTCTACGACTCCGTCGGATCCGATCTGTTCGATCGGATCACCCGGTTGCCGGAGTACTACCCAACCCGTGCCGAGGCGGCGATCCTGCGTGCTCGCTCGGCCGAGGTGGCGTCTGCCAGCGAGGCCGATACCTTGGTCGAACTGGGCAGCGGGACGTCCGAGAAGACCCGGATGCTGCTGGATGCGCTGCGCGATCGCGGATCGCTGTGCAGGTTCGTTCCGTTCGACGTCGACGCCAGCGTGTTGTCGGCGAGTGCCCTTGCCATCCAGCGGGAATATCCAGGCGTCGAAATCAACGCGGTCTGTGGTGATTTCGAAGAGCATCTGACCGAAATACCCCGTGGCGGACGACGCCTGTTCGCGTTCTTGGGGTCAACGATCGGCAACCTCGCGCCGGTGCCTCGTGCGGAGTTCCTCGCGGCACTGGCGGCGGTAATGCGGCCAGGGGATAGCCTGCTGCTGGGCACCGACCTGGTCAAAGACACCGACCGGCTGATTAGCGCCTATGACGATGCCGCCGGGGTAACCGCGCAGTTCAATCGCAATGTGCTGGCGGTGGTTAATCGGGAGCTCAATGCCGATTTCGATGTCGATGCCTACCAGCATGTCGCCCGGTGGAACATCGAAGAAGAGCGGATCGAGATGTGGCTGCGATCCGACCGTCGCCAGCGCGTTCGTGTGGGTGCGTTGGAGCTGACCGTCGATTTCGCGGCCGGTGAAGAGATGCTGACCGAGGTTTCATGCAAGTTCTGGCCGGATGCCGTCGGCGCGGAGCTGGCGGGGGTAGGACTGCGTCGCGTTCGCTGGTGGACCGACGACGCCGGCGACTTCGGGTTGTCGCTGGCCGCTAAGTGA
- the egtE gene encoding ergothioneine biosynthesis PLP-dependent enzyme EgtE, with product MSDSDELADRWRAARPPAAGLHLDSAACSRQSFAALDAAAQHARNEAELGGYVAAELATPVLDAGRAAIAALSGVAEAQVVFTTGSLHALDLLLGSWPAESRTLACLPGEYGPNLAVMAAHGFDVRPLPTLDDGRLALDDAALVLANDPPDLVHLTPVASHRGVVQPLSLVARLCRELELPLIVDAAQALGQVDCAVGADVVYSSSRKWMAGPRGVGFLAVGAAMMQRLRPRLALPEWASALSTARQLELGEANVAARVGFSVALGEFLACGPGVVRARLAELGGHSRTMLADVGGWQVVEEVGEPSAITTLAPVDGADPEAVRNWLLAERRIVTTCAGVQRAPLEMTAPVLRISPHIDTTEQDLEAFAAALAEAPGRA from the coding sequence GTGAGCGACAGCGACGAGCTGGCCGACCGATGGCGGGCGGCTCGCCCACCGGCTGCCGGGTTGCATTTGGATAGCGCGGCGTGCTCGCGCCAGAGCTTTGCAGCACTCGACGCCGCTGCCCAGCACGCTCGCAACGAAGCAGAGTTGGGCGGGTATGTCGCGGCTGAACTTGCCACGCCGGTCCTCGACGCGGGACGCGCCGCGATCGCCGCGCTGAGTGGGGTTGCGGAGGCGCAGGTGGTGTTCACCACCGGCTCGTTGCACGCGCTGGATCTACTGCTCGGCAGTTGGCCCGCCGAGAGCCGGACCCTGGCGTGCCTGCCTGGCGAATACGGCCCCAACCTCGCGGTGATGGCCGCCCACGGATTCGACGTTCGGCCACTGCCAACCCTCGACGACGGCCGGTTGGCACTCGACGACGCGGCCCTCGTGCTCGCCAACGACCCACCCGATCTGGTCCACTTGACTCCGGTAGCCAGCCACCGCGGTGTTGTGCAACCACTGTCGCTAGTGGCGCGTCTGTGTCGTGAGCTGGAGTTGCCGTTGATCGTTGACGCCGCTCAGGCATTGGGACAGGTGGACTGCGCGGTCGGTGCCGACGTTGTCTACTCGTCGTCGCGGAAGTGGATGGCGGGCCCACGTGGTGTCGGCTTTCTCGCGGTGGGCGCCGCAATGATGCAGCGGCTGCGTCCGAGGCTTGCGCTTCCCGAGTGGGCGTCCGCACTGAGCACAGCCCGGCAACTCGAGCTCGGAGAAGCAAATGTTGCTGCACGCGTGGGGTTTTCGGTGGCACTGGGTGAGTTCTTGGCGTGTGGCCCCGGAGTAGTGCGCGCACGCTTGGCTGAGCTGGGTGGCCACAGCCGGACGATGCTTGCCGACGTTGGCGGCTGGCAGGTGGTCGAAGAGGTCGGTGAGCCGAGCGCTATCACGACACTGGCCCCGGTCGACGGCGCCGACCCAGAAGCGGTTCGGAACTGGTTGCTTGCCGAACGCCGCATCGTGACCACGTGTGCCGGGGTGCAGCGGGCACCGTTGGAGATGACCGCACCGGTGTTGCGGATCTCGCCGCACATCGACACCACGGAACAGGATCTGGAGGCGTTTGCAGCGGCGCTGGCTGAGGCGCCTGGGCGGGCGTAG
- a CDS encoding sensor domain-containing protein has translation MHWTRISAAAVLLGLAVGAALPVARVWANPSEPGVVSYAVLGKGSVGNIIGAPMRWESVFTRPFQAYWVDLPACNNWADIGLSEVYDDPDLASFNGATTQTSATDQTHYAKQAVGVFATNESAERAFHRVVDRTAGCSGQTTAMHLDDGSTQVWSFAGGPPTGTPISSAAWVKQEAGTDRRCFDQTRLLENVLLQAKVCQSGNAGPAVNVLAGAMQNTLGQ, from the coding sequence ATGCACTGGACTCGGATCAGCGCTGCTGCGGTGTTGCTCGGGCTGGCCGTTGGGGCAGCGCTCCCGGTGGCTCGGGTTTGGGCCAACCCTTCCGAACCGGGAGTTGTGTCCTACGCCGTTCTCGGTAAGGGTTCAGTCGGCAATATCATCGGGGCACCGATGCGGTGGGAGTCGGTGTTCACCCGGCCATTCCAGGCGTATTGGGTTGATCTGCCGGCGTGCAACAACTGGGCGGACATCGGGCTGTCGGAGGTGTACGACGACCCCGATCTCGCGTCGTTCAATGGGGCCACCACGCAAACCTCCGCTACCGACCAAACCCACTACGCGAAGCAGGCGGTCGGGGTGTTCGCGACCAACGAGTCTGCAGAACGCGCATTCCATCGCGTCGTCGATCGAACCGCGGGCTGTTCCGGACAGACCACCGCAATGCACTTGGACGACGGGAGCACCCAGGTGTGGTCGTTCGCCGGTGGGCCACCGACCGGCACCCCGATATCGTCGGCGGCGTGGGTCAAGCAGGAAGCGGGCACCGATCGACGGTGTTTCGATCAAACCCGGCTGCTTGAGAATGTGTTGCTGCAGGCCAAGGTTTGCCAATCGGGCAACGCCGGTCCTGCGGTCAACGTCCTAGCTGGGGCAATGCAGAACACCCTGGGCCAGTAG
- the egtA gene encoding ergothioneine biosynthesis glutamate--cysteine ligase EgtA → MTLAAITAAASQLDGAGPAGVEITSSSDAAEYITDGCLVDGPVQSVGLEIEAHCYDPADPQRRPSWDEITDVLGWLRPLPGGSVVSVEPGGAVELSGPPSDGIASAIEAMARDQAVLRAAFSGAGLGLVFLGADPLRPAKRVNPGARYRAMEQFFAASQSGVAGAAMMTSTASIQVNVDAGPQAGWAARVRLAHALGPTMIAIAANSPLLGGEFSGWVSTRQRVWGQMDSARCGPILGASGDDPRTDWARYALKAPVMLVHSPDAMAVTHYVPFAHWADGRVLLGGRRPTVADLDYHLTTLFPPVRPRQWLEIRYLDTLPDEVWPAVLFTLVTLLDDPVAADLAAEAVEPVTTAWDTAARIGLRDRQLYLAANRCLSVAAERAPAELTAAMERLMHDVDRGRCAADDFSDRVIEHGIAPTVSRLAQGGL, encoded by the coding sequence ATGACGCTCGCCGCCATCACCGCCGCGGCCTCTCAGCTGGACGGCGCCGGCCCAGCTGGCGTCGAGATCACCAGCTCGTCCGACGCCGCCGAGTACATCACTGACGGCTGTCTCGTCGATGGTCCGGTGCAATCCGTGGGCCTGGAAATCGAGGCGCACTGCTATGACCCCGCGGACCCGCAGCGCCGGCCGAGCTGGGACGAAATCACCGATGTGCTCGGGTGGCTGCGCCCCCTGCCTGGCGGCAGCGTGGTCAGTGTGGAACCCGGCGGCGCGGTCGAGCTGTCGGGACCACCCAGCGATGGCATTGCGTCAGCGATCGAGGCCATGGCTCGCGACCAAGCGGTGCTGCGGGCGGCCTTCTCCGGAGCCGGACTGGGATTGGTCTTTCTCGGTGCGGATCCGCTACGGCCAGCGAAACGCGTCAACCCGGGAGCGCGGTACCGCGCGATGGAACAGTTCTTTGCCGCTAGTCAGTCTGGTGTCGCCGGTGCGGCGATGATGACGTCGACAGCCTCGATCCAGGTCAACGTCGATGCCGGTCCACAAGCCGGCTGGGCGGCGCGAGTGCGGCTGGCCCACGCCCTCGGGCCGACCATGATCGCGATTGCCGCCAACTCGCCGCTTCTGGGCGGCGAGTTCTCGGGCTGGGTTTCCACCCGCCAGCGGGTGTGGGGCCAGATGGACTCTGCGCGGTGTGGGCCGATCTTGGGTGCGAGCGGCGATGACCCGCGCACCGACTGGGCTCGCTACGCCTTGAAGGCGCCCGTGATGCTGGTGCACAGTCCCGACGCCATGGCCGTCACGCACTATGTGCCCTTCGCCCACTGGGCAGACGGCCGAGTCCTGCTCGGTGGTCGCCGCCCGACCGTCGCCGACCTCGACTATCACCTGACCACCCTGTTCCCGCCGGTGCGCCCGCGGCAGTGGCTGGAAATCCGGTATCTAGACACCCTGCCCGATGAAGTCTGGCCTGCCGTGTTGTTCACCCTGGTAACGCTGCTCGACGACCCGGTTGCAGCCGATCTGGCGGCGGAGGCCGTCGAACCGGTCACGACTGCCTGGGATACCGCGGCCCGTATCGGTCTGCGCGACCGACAGCTATACCTAGCAGCCAACCGGTGTCTGTCCGTGGCCGCTGAGCGGGCGCCTGCTGAGTTGACCGCCGCGATGGAGCGGCTGATGCACGACGTTGACCGGGGCCGCTGCGCGGCGGATGACTTTTCCGATCGGGTGATCGAGCACGGCATCGCGCCGACGGTCTCGCGGTTGGCACAAGGGGGGCTGTGA
- a CDS encoding aspartate kinase: MALVVQKYGGSSVADAERIRRVAERIVDTKKHGNDTVVVVSAMGDTTDDLMDLAQQVCPVPPPRELDMLLTAGERISNALVAMAIESQGAQARSFTGSQAGVITTGTHGNAKIIDVTPGRLQSALEQGSIVLVAGFQGVSQDSKDVTTLGRGGSDTTAVALAAALGADVCEIYTDVDGIFSADPRIVHNARKLDTVTFEEMLEMAACGAKVLMLRCVEYARRHNIPVHVRSSYSDKPGTFVVGSIKDIPMEDPILTGVAHDRSEAKVTVVGLPDTPGYAAKVFRAVAEADVNIDMVLQNVSKVEDGKTDITFTCSRDAGPVAVAKLDSLKGEIGFTQLLYDDHIGKVSLIGAGMRSHPGVTATFCEALAAVGVNIELISTSEIRISVLCRDTELDKAVVALHEAFGLGGEEAATVYAGTGR; the protein is encoded by the coding sequence GTGGCGCTCGTCGTGCAGAAGTACGGCGGATCATCGGTGGCTGACGCCGAGCGGATTCGCCGCGTCGCCGAACGCATCGTCGATACCAAAAAGCACGGCAACGACACCGTCGTGGTCGTCTCGGCGATGGGCGACACCACCGATGACCTCATGGACCTGGCTCAGCAGGTATGCCCGGTCCCGCCGCCTCGCGAACTTGACATGCTGCTGACCGCCGGTGAACGGATCTCCAACGCGCTGGTGGCGATGGCAATCGAATCGCAGGGTGCCCAGGCCCGATCGTTCACGGGCTCCCAAGCTGGGGTCATCACCACCGGCACGCACGGCAACGCAAAGATCATCGACGTCACCCCCGGGCGGCTACAGTCCGCTCTCGAGCAAGGTTCGATCGTGCTCGTTGCCGGCTTCCAAGGGGTCAGCCAAGACAGCAAGGATGTGACGACCCTGGGCCGCGGCGGCTCGGACACGACTGCGGTCGCGCTGGCCGCGGCGTTGGGCGCTGACGTGTGCGAGATCTACACCGACGTGGACGGCATCTTCAGCGCGGACCCGCGCATCGTGCACAACGCCCGCAAGCTGGACACAGTAACGTTCGAGGAAATGCTCGAAATGGCGGCCTGCGGCGCCAAAGTGCTCATGCTTCGATGCGTGGAATACGCACGCCGCCACAACATTCCAGTGCATGTCCGGTCGTCGTACTCGGACAAGCCAGGCACCTTCGTTGTCGGATCGATCAAGGACATACCCATGGAAGACCCCATCCTGACCGGCGTCGCGCACGACCGCAGCGAAGCCAAAGTGACCGTTGTCGGGCTGCCTGACACCCCGGGATACGCGGCCAAGGTGTTCCGGGCCGTCGCCGAGGCCGACGTCAACATCGACATGGTGCTGCAGAACGTCTCCAAGGTCGAGGATGGCAAGACCGACATCACTTTCACCTGCTCCCGCGACGCGGGGCCGGTCGCCGTGGCCAAGCTGGATTCCCTCAAAGGCGAGATCGGCTTCACCCAATTGCTCTACGACGATCACATCGGCAAGGTGTCGTTGATCGGTGCGGGCATGCGCAGCCACCCCGGAGTCACGGCGACCTTCTGTGAGGCGTTGGCCGCTGTTGGAGTCAACATCGAGCTGATCTCGACCTCGGAGATCCGCATTTCGGTGCTGTGTCGAGACACCGAACTGGACAAAGCGGTGGTCGCCCTGCACGAGGCGTTCGGCCTCGGTGGCGAGGAGGCCGCGACGGTCTACGCGGGGACGGGGCGATAG
- the egtC gene encoding ergothioneine biosynthesis protein EgtC translates to MCRHLGWLGREVAVSSLVLDPPQGLRVQSYAPRRQKNGLMNADGWGVGFFDGVTPRRWRSPAPLWGDASFASVAPALRSHCVVAAVRSATVGMPIDSSATAPFTDGEWLLSHNGVVDRAVLPLRASAESVCDSALLAANIFARGLDALGDTIIEIGNADRFARLNMLAANGSRLVATAWGDTLSILRRDDGIVLASEPYDDSPDWEDLPDRHLVEVVGDRVTVTSLETSLDRPVPPKGPR, encoded by the coding sequence ATGTGCCGTCATCTCGGATGGCTCGGACGCGAGGTTGCGGTTTCCTCGCTGGTCCTCGACCCGCCGCAAGGCCTACGGGTGCAGTCCTATGCCCCGCGCCGGCAAAAGAACGGGCTGATGAACGCTGACGGTTGGGGTGTCGGTTTTTTCGACGGCGTAACTCCGCGGCGTTGGCGCAGCCCGGCGCCGCTGTGGGGGGACGCGTCATTCGCCTCGGTCGCGCCGGCCTTGCGTAGTCATTGCGTGGTCGCCGCGGTGCGCTCAGCCACCGTGGGCATGCCCATCGACAGCAGCGCGACCGCGCCGTTCACCGACGGCGAGTGGCTGCTGTCGCACAACGGCGTGGTGGACCGCGCGGTGTTGCCGCTGCGCGCGTCGGCTGAATCGGTCTGTGACAGTGCACTGCTCGCTGCGAACATCTTCGCCCGTGGTCTCGATGCGTTGGGTGACACCATCATCGAAATCGGGAACGCGGATCGGTTCGCCCGGCTCAATATGTTGGCGGCGAACGGTTCTCGGCTGGTTGCCACGGCCTGGGGAGACACGTTGTCCATCCTGCGCCGCGACGACGGAATTGTCCTGGCCAGTGAACCCTACGACGACAGCCCGGATTGGGAAGACCTACCGGACCGCCACCTGGTGGAGGTCGTTGGGGACCGCGTCACGGTGACTTCTTTGGAGACCTCTTTGGACCGCCCGGTGCCACCGAAAGGACCCCGATGA